The following coding sequences lie in one Arabidopsis thaliana chromosome 3, partial sequence genomic window:
- a CDS encoding ARM repeat superfamily protein (ARM repeat superfamily protein; FUNCTIONS IN: binding; INVOLVED IN: biological_process unknown; EXPRESSED IN: 22 plant structures; EXPRESSED DURING: 11 growth stages; CONTAINS InterPro DOMAIN/s: Armadillo-type fold (InterPro:IPR016024), 26S proteasome non-ATPase regulatory subunit 5 (InterPro:IPR019538).): MEDVNQLFDAAFEFAHYPGAQNETSVKEFLDRFPLPVIFNALQTDPDIPGFENTLVTCLERLFKTKYGASLIPQYMPVLQVGLKADSAVVKSLACKTVLCLLEDCDTNDVSSVQLVVNNGIYPLLLDYIINSDDEVANAASETIKSLARFPDAMSVIFPSETNDPTHLRNLAARCSSLARVRVLSLIVKLFSISRLVASEVKKSGLLDLLEAEMKGTKDTLVILNVLELYYELMEVEHSSEFVPQTSLIQLLCSIISGTSTGPYEKLRAMMISGRLLSKENIYKVVEEARPVVPCLKASVCCAHKTSDEVEKLTTNCFVSECVKALISAIDGSLESVEMNDTDAQEAAIDALGQMGSTTKGADLVLSTSPPAARHVVASAFDRNAHGKQLAALHALANIAGETRPKSNRIVDGKAEESLRCLIYDAAAQSTKLTPSGLFLSVLQQSSEIRLAGYRTLTALVARPWCLVEILAKEEIINIVTDATTETAKIAMEARYNCCKAIHEAFLCSNFVDDPRRLKTGDKLQEAVRSGPYMSKKHRGARPEVMTGEGF, encoded by the exons ATGGAAGACGTTAACCAGTTGTTCGATGCTGCTTTCGAGTTCGCACACTATCCCG GCGCTCAAAACGAAACTTCCGTTAAGGAATTCCTCGATCGCTTCCCTCTTCCTGTTATCTTCAA TGCTTTGCAAACCGATCCGGATATACCAGGATTTGAAAACACGTTGGTGACTTGCTTGGAGAGGTTGTTTAAGACTAAGTATGGCGCTTCACTTATTCCTCAGTATATG cCTGTTCTGCAAGTTGGTCTCAAGGCAGATTCTGCAGTTGTGAAATCTCTGGCTTGCAAAACT GTTCTGTGTCTCTTGGAGGATTGCGATACAAACGACGTTTCTTCTGTTCAGCTAGTTGTTAACAATGGCATATACCCTCTTCTACTTGACTATATCATTAACAG CGATGATGAAGTTGCAAATGCTGCAAGTGAGACAATTAAGAGCCTAGCTCGCTTTCCAGATGCAATG TCCGTAATTTTCCCTTCTGAAACCAACGATCCTACACATCTTCGTAACCTTGCTGCAAGGTGTTCATCACTG GCACGAGTCCGGGTTTTGTCGTTGATAGTGAAGCTTTTTTCGATTTCTCGACTTGTAGCTTCAGAAGTTAAGAAATCGGGGCTTCTTGATTTACTGGAGGCAGAAATGAAGGGTACAAAAGACACTCTTGTGATCTTAAATGTTCTGGAACTCTACTATGAG TTAATGGAAGTGGAGCACAGTTCAGAGTTCGTGCCACAAACATCACTTATTCAGCTGTTGTGTTCTATCATCAG TGGTACATCGACGGGACCCTATGAAAAGTTAAGAGCAATGATGATAAGTGGCAGACTACTCTCAAAGGAAAATATCTACAAAGTCGTGGAAGAAGCTA GACCAGTTGTTCCCTGTCTCAAAGCCTCTGTTTGTTGTGCCCATAAAACGAGTGACGAAGTTGAAAAGTTAACTACGAATTGCTTTGTTTCTGAAT GTGTGAAGGCGTTAATTTCAGCTATTGATGGGAGTCTGGAGTCAGTTGAGATGAATGATACTGATGCACAGGAAGCTGCCATTGATGCACTTGGTCAGATGGGATCAA CAACGAAGGGAGCGGATCTTGTCCTTTCAACTTCACCTCCAGCTGCAAGACATGTTGTAGCTTCTGCCTTTGATCGTAATGCACATGGAAAACAGTTG GCTGCACTGCATGCACTGGCAAACATCGCAGGTGAAACACGACCTAAGAGCAACAGAATAGTTGATGGAAAAGCTGAAGAAAGCCTTAGATGTTTGATATACGACGCTGCAGCACAGAGCACAAAACTAACCCCATCC GGTTTATTCCTCTCAGTTCTTCAACAAAGCTCAGAGATTCGTCTTGCG GGTTATCGAACGTTAACAGCATTAGTGGCTCGGCCATGGTGCCTGGTGGAAATCTTGGCCAAAGAAGAGATAATAAACATAGTTACGGATGCAACCACTGAAACTGCAAAAATAG cAATGGAAGCAAGGTATAACTGCTGCAAAGCAATTCACGAAGCGTTCTTGTGTAGTAACTTTGTTGATGACCCTCGTCGTCTAAAAACCGGTGACAAG TTGCAAGAAGCTGTTCGAAGTGGACCATATATGTCGAAGAAGCACAGAGGCGCACGACCAGAAGTAATGACAGGCGAAGGATTTTAA
- a CDS encoding AP-5 complex subunit zeta-1 (unknown protein; Has 266 Blast hits to 264 proteins in 44 species: Archae - 0; Bacteria - 0; Metazoa - 58; Fungi - 0; Plants - 199; Viruses - 0; Other Eukaryotes - 9 (source: NCBI BLink).), producing MSDQEGDWDFYLRILSNSARDSTDPASDPSILQSVKKLHGFCKMEKSDDLVARIYPQFNKVFHRSVASLSQSESGASKGLLLLAILQFFLDFGDMVLHDSDPSLRTFFRSCLSREFSDAAVAEATCEFLVVNQRKLLASFPNLLPQFFPLLLKLIAWNWEKLEKSFLKIFPGLISPGSFLPLFPSIVDLPILVVALEKVERSSGSGSRVGGSIASIQKSAAPEMLLALMDEAYTGSTIGDGGDDSESEDNNTIDVADPLFLELLKDENDGLAERHRASPTLNAALQAAASGPRSERMKQTLKIAPRLLDVYFSVTLRDANDSLICALIPLLMTRNSTMFPDKIFSHEIRRRLLEFVLAAFQRSPNFIALLKKPIIDRLGEAYDDVAKRELALQLCWAIGEYGGGGESHKEAARELFESLELLVYENLSSSRLGLRQESGNGSRRTTQSRLLCFVVTAIAKLATYHRELLPRARVALGKVVKSRISDARVWRRAHDYLGLMNEPGICWSVLGPSRVSEKRFPGTVNWSEGGQKMVAHIPFHILSEQGGPPFHDFAFSDIIPKN from the exons ATGAGTGATCAAGAAGGAGACTGGGATTTTTACCTCAGAATCCTAAGCAACAGCGCGCGGGATTCTACGGATCCTGCTTCTGATCCATCTATACTACAATCA GTGAAGAAGCTGCATGGGTTCTGTAAAATGGAGAAATCAGATGATCTTGTGGCTAGAATTTATCCACAATTCAATAAAGTCTTCCATCGTTCGGTTGCTTCACTATCTCAGTCCGAGTCAGGGGCGTCCAAAGGCCTTCTCTTGCTA gccattcttcagttttttcttgattttgggGATATGGTTCTGCACGATTCTGACCCAAGTTTGAGGACATTCTTCCGCTCATGTCTTAGCCG TGAGTTCTCAGATGCCGCTGTGGCAGAGGCAACTTGTGAATTCCTTGTTGTGAACCAAAGAAAGCTCTTAGCATCTTTCCCAAACTTACTCCCTCAG TTTTTCCCGTTGTTGCTTAAGCTCATTGCCTGGAATTGGGAGAA GTTGGAGAAGTCCTTCCTGAAGATATTTCCAGGACTGATATCACCTGGGtcatttcttcctctgtttccatCCATTGTAGACTTGCCAA TATTGGTCGTGGCATTAGAAAAGGTGGAAAGGAGCTCGGGGTCGGGGTCAAGGGTTGGAGGTAGCATTGCTTCAATTCAGAAGAGTGCAGCTCCGGAG ATGCTTCTTGCCCTTATGGATGAAGCATATACTGGTTCAACCATCGGGGATGGAGGGGATGACTCTGAATCTGAAGATAACAATACAATAGATGTAGCTGATCCTCTGTTTCTGGAGCTTCTGAAGGACGAAAATGATGGTCTAGCG GAAAGACACCGCGCTTCTCCTACATTGAATGCAGCGCTGCAGGCTGCTGCAAGTGGTCCTCGGTCAGAGAGGATGAAGCAGACTCTTAAGATTGCTCCCCGACTTCTTGATGTCTACTTTAGTGTTACATTGCGAGATGCAAATGACT CTCTGATCTGTGCTTTAATCCCTCTACTCATGACAAGAAACTCTACAATGTTTCCGGATAAGATTTTTTCTCATGAG ATCCGTAGGAGGCTACTGGAATTTGTACTAGCTGCATTTCAGAGGTCTCCAAATTTCATTGCCCTGTTGAAA AAGCCTATTATTGACCGACTTGGGGAAGCTTACGATGATGTTGCAAAG AGAGAGTTAGCCTTACAGCTATGTTGGGCAATTGGAGAGTATGGTGGTGGGGGAGAATCTCACAAGGAAGCTGCTCGAGAGCTTTTTGAAAGTTTAGAGTTGCTTGTATATGAGAATCTCTCATCAAG CCGCCTAGGTTTGAGGCAAGAATCTGGGAATGGTTCAAGAAGAACAACACAGTCAAGACTTCTGTGTTTTGTAGTGACAGCTATCGCAAAGCTCGCAACATATCACCGAGAATTATTACCAAGAGCCCGCGTCGCCTTGGGAAAG GTAGTAAAGTCTCGGATATCTGATGCAAGGGTTTGGAGACGAGCACATGATTACTTAGGACTAATGAACGAACCAGGAATCTGTTGGTCTGTGTTAGGACCTTCACGGGTTTCAGAAAAACGGTTTCCAGGCACAGTTAACTGGAGCGAGGGTGGACAAAAAATGGTTGCACACATTCCATTTCACATTCTTAGTGAACAAGGAG GTCCTCCATTCCATGACTTTGCTTTCTCCGATATCATCCCcaaaaactaa
- a CDS encoding AP-5 complex subunit zeta-1: MEKSDDLVARIYPQFNKVFHRSVASLSQSESGASKGLLLLAILQFFLDFGDMVLHDSDPSLRTFFRSCLSREFSDAAVAEATCEFLVVNQRKLLASFPNLLPQFFPLLLKLIAWNWEKLEKSFLKIFPGLISPGSFLPLFPSIVDLPILVVALEKVERSSGSGSRVGGSIASIQKSAAPEMLLALMDEAYTGSTIGDGGDDSESEDNNTIDVADPLFLELLKDENDGLAERHRASPTLNAALQAAASGPRSERMKQTLKIAPRLLDVYFSVTLRDANDSLICALIPLLMTRNSTMFPDKIFSHEIRRRLLEFVLAAFQRSPNFIALLKKPIIDRLGEAYDDVAKRELALQLCWAIGEYGGGGESHKEAARELFESLELLVYENLSSSRLGLRQESGNGSRRTTQSRLLCFVVTAIAKLATYHRELLPRARVALGKVVKSRISDARVWRRAHDYLGLMNEPGICWSVLGPSRVSEKRFPGTVNWSEGGQKMVAHIPFHILSEQGGPPFHDFAFSDIIPKN, encoded by the exons ATGGAGAAATCAGATGATCTTGTGGCTAGAATTTATCCACAATTCAATAAAGTCTTCCATCGTTCGGTTGCTTCACTATCTCAGTCCGAGTCAGGGGCGTCCAAAGGCCTTCTCTTGCTA gccattcttcagttttttcttgattttgggGATATGGTTCTGCACGATTCTGACCCAAGTTTGAGGACATTCTTCCGCTCATGTCTTAGCCG TGAGTTCTCAGATGCCGCTGTGGCAGAGGCAACTTGTGAATTCCTTGTTGTGAACCAAAGAAAGCTCTTAGCATCTTTCCCAAACTTACTCCCTCAG TTTTTCCCGTTGTTGCTTAAGCTCATTGCCTGGAATTGGGAGAA GTTGGAGAAGTCCTTCCTGAAGATATTTCCAGGACTGATATCACCTGGGtcatttcttcctctgtttccatCCATTGTAGACTTGCCAA TATTGGTCGTGGCATTAGAAAAGGTGGAAAGGAGCTCGGGGTCGGGGTCAAGGGTTGGAGGTAGCATTGCTTCAATTCAGAAGAGTGCAGCTCCGGAG ATGCTTCTTGCCCTTATGGATGAAGCATATACTGGTTCAACCATCGGGGATGGAGGGGATGACTCTGAATCTGAAGATAACAATACAATAGATGTAGCTGATCCTCTGTTTCTGGAGCTTCTGAAGGACGAAAATGATGGTCTAGCG GAAAGACACCGCGCTTCTCCTACATTGAATGCAGCGCTGCAGGCTGCTGCAAGTGGTCCTCGGTCAGAGAGGATGAAGCAGACTCTTAAGATTGCTCCCCGACTTCTTGATGTCTACTTTAGTGTTACATTGCGAGATGCAAATGACT CTCTGATCTGTGCTTTAATCCCTCTACTCATGACAAGAAACTCTACAATGTTTCCGGATAAGATTTTTTCTCATGAG ATCCGTAGGAGGCTACTGGAATTTGTACTAGCTGCATTTCAGAGGTCTCCAAATTTCATTGCCCTGTTGAAA AAGCCTATTATTGACCGACTTGGGGAAGCTTACGATGATGTTGCAAAG AGAGAGTTAGCCTTACAGCTATGTTGGGCAATTGGAGAGTATGGTGGTGGGGGAGAATCTCACAAGGAAGCTGCTCGAGAGCTTTTTGAAAGTTTAGAGTTGCTTGTATATGAGAATCTCTCATCAAG CCGCCTAGGTTTGAGGCAAGAATCTGGGAATGGTTCAAGAAGAACAACACAGTCAAGACTTCTGTGTTTTGTAGTGACAGCTATCGCAAAGCTCGCAACATATCACCGAGAATTATTACCAAGAGCCCGCGTCGCCTTGGGAAAG GTAGTAAAGTCTCGGATATCTGATGCAAGGGTTTGGAGACGAGCACATGATTACTTAGGACTAATGAACGAACCAGGAATCTGTTGGTCTGTGTTAGGACCTTCACGGGTTTCAGAAAAACGGTTTCCAGGCACAGTTAACTGGAGCGAGGGTGGACAAAAAATGGTTGCACACATTCCATTTCACATTCTTAGTGAACAAGGAG GTCCTCCATTCCATGACTTTGCTTTCTCCGATATCATCCCcaaaaactaa
- the CUC1 gene encoding NAC (No Apical Meristem) domain transcriptional regulator superfamily protein (CUP-SHAPED COTYLEDON1 (CUC1); CONTAINS InterPro DOMAIN/s: No apical meristem (NAM) protein (InterPro:IPR003441); BEST Arabidopsis thaliana protein match is: NAC (No Apical Meristem) domain transcriptional regulator superfamily protein (TAIR:AT5G53950.1); Has 3039 Blast hits to 3031 proteins in 75 species: Archae - 0; Bacteria - 0; Metazoa - 0; Fungi - 0; Plants - 3039; Viruses - 0; Other Eukaryotes - 0 (source: NCBI BLink).) — protein MDVDVFNGWGRPRFEDESLMPPGFRFHPTDEELITYYLLKKVLDSNFSCAAISQVDLNKSEPWELPEKAKMGEKEWYFFTLRDRKYPTGLRTNRATEAGYWKATGKDREIKSSKTKSLLGMKKTLVFYKGRAPKGEKSCWVMHEYRLDGKFSYHYISSSAKDEWVLCKVCLKSGVVSRETNLISSSSSSAVTGEFSSAGSAIAPIINTFATEHVSCFSNNSAAHTDASFHTFLPAPPPSLPPRQPRHVGDGVAFGQFLDLGSSGQIDFDAAAAAFFPNLPSLPPTVLPPPPSFAMYGGGSPAVSVWPFTL, from the exons ATGGATGTTGATGTGTTTAACGGTTGGGGGAGGCCAAGATTTGAAGATGAATCCCTTATGCCACCTGGGTTTAGGTTTCATCCAACTGATGAAGAGCTGATCACTTACTATCTCCTCAAGAAGGTTCTTGACTCTAATTTCTCTTGTGCCGCCATTTCTCAAGTTGATCTCAACAAGTCTGAGCCTTGGGAGCTTCCTG AGAAAGCGAAAATGGGGGAGAAGGAGTGGTACTTCTTCACACTAAGAGACCGTAAATACCCAACGGGACTGAGAACGAACAGAGCAACAGAAGCTGGTTACTGGAAAGCCACTGGTAAAGACAGAGAGATCAAAAGCTCAAAGACAAAATCACTTCTCGGGATGAAGAAAACTCTTGTCTTTTACAAAGGCAGAGCTCCTAAAGGAGAGAAGAGTTGTTGGGTCATGCATGAGTATCGCCTTGACGGCAAATTCTCTTACCATTACATTTCCTCCTCCGCTAAG GATGAATGGGTTCTCTGTAAAGTTTGTCTGAAAAGCGGCGTAGTTAGTAGAGAGACGAacttgatctcttcttcttcttcttctgccgTCACCGGAGAGTTCTCCTCTGCCGGTTCTGCAATTGCTCCGATCATCAATACCTTTGCGACGGAGCACGTGTCCTGTTTCTCCAATAACTCTGCTGCTCATACCGATGCGAGCTTTCATACATTCCTTCCCGCTCCACCGCCGTCACTGCCCCCACGTCAGCCACGTCACGTCGGTGATGGCGTGGCGTTTGGTCAGTTTCTGGATTTGGGATCATCGGGACAGATTGATTTCgatgcagcagcagcagcgtTCTTTCCGAATCTACCTTCTCTGCCTCCCACggttcttcctcctcctccgtcaTTTGCAATGTACGGTGGAGGCTCCCCCGCCGTGAGTGTGTGGCCGTTTACTCTCTGA
- the HPY2 gene encoding RING/U-box superfamily protein (HIGH PLOIDY2 (HPY2); Has 268 Blast hits to 268 proteins in 104 species: Archae - 0; Bacteria - 0; Metazoa - 139; Fungi - 53; Plants - 46; Viruses - 0; Other Eukaryotes - 30 (source: NCBI BLink).), with translation MASASSSDGVAGRIQNASLVLVSDNSSTLADIRKAVAMMKNIAVQLEKENQTDKVKDLENSVAELLDLHSDCNHRSTAIQSVANRYQPVEQLTDFKKLLDDEFTKLKATPSSVPQNDHLMRQFREAVWNVHHAGEPMPGDDDEDIVMTSTQCPLLNMTCPLSGKPVTELADPVRSMDCRHVYEKSVILHYIVNNPNANCPVAGCRGKLQNSKVICDAMLKFEIEEMRSLNKQSNRAEVIEDFTEDVDED, from the exons ATGGCGTCGGCGTCCTCGTCTGACGGAGTTGCCGGAAGGATTCAGAACGCTTCTTTGGTTCTTGTCTCCGATAACAGTTCCACGCTTGCT GATATCCGCAAAGCTGTGGCAATGATGAAGAACATTGCAGTTCAattggagaaagaaaatcaaacgGACAAG GTTAAGGACCTTGAAAATTCTGTGGCTGAGTTATTGGATTTGCATAGTGATTGTAATCACCGTTCGACAGCAATTCAATCCGTTGCAAATCGGTACCAACCCGTGGAACAA TTAACGGACTTTAAAAAGTTGCTTGATGATGAATTCACAAAGCTCAAGGCTACACCTTCCTCAGTGCCACAAAATGATCATTTGATGCGCCAGTTCAGGGAAGCAGTTTGG AATGTTCATCATGCAGGTGAACCAATGCCTGGTGACGATGATGAGGACATTGTTATGACCAGTACTCAGTGCCCTCTTCTAAACATGACATGTCCCTTGAGCGGGAAGCCTGTCACTGAATTAGCAGATCCAGTTCGCAG TATGGATTGCAGGCACGTCTATGAAAAATCTGTAATCCTGCATTACATAGTCAACAATCCAAATGCGAATTGTCCTGTAGCAG GGTGCCGAGGTAAACTGCAGAATAGCAAAGTGATTTGTGATGCAATGTTGAAGTTTGAAATAGAGGAGATGCGCTCGTTGAACAAACAATCTAATAGGGCTGAAGTGATTGAAGACTTCACAGAAGATGTGGATGAAGATTAG
- a CDS encoding ARM repeat superfamily protein (ARM repeat superfamily protein; FUNCTIONS IN: binding; INVOLVED IN: biological_process unknown; LOCATED IN: plasma membrane; EXPRESSED IN: 23 plant structures; EXPRESSED DURING: 11 growth stages; CONTAINS InterPro DOMAIN/s: Armadillo-type fold (InterPro:IPR016024), 26S proteasome non-ATPase regulatory subunit 5 (InterPro:IPR019538); Has 113 Blast hits to 113 proteins in 46 species: Archae - 0; Bacteria - 2; Metazoa - 62; Fungi - 0; Plants - 42; Viruses - 0; Other Eukaryotes - 7 (source: NCBI BLink).), which translates to MEDVNQLFDAAFEFAHYPGAQNETSVKEFLDRFPLPVIFNALQTDPDIPGFENTLVTCLERLFKTKYGASLIPQYMPVLQVGLKADSAVVKSLACKTVLCLLEDCDTNDVSSVQLVVNNGIYPLLLDYIINSDDEVANAASETIKSLARFPDAMSVIFPSETNDPTHLRNLAARCSSLARVRVLSLIVKLFSISRLVASEVKKSGLLDLLEAEMKGTKDTLVILNVLELYYELMEVEHSSEFVPQTSLIQLLCSIISGTSTGPYEKLRAMMISGRLLSKENIYKVVEEASVKALISAIDGSLESVEMNDTDAQEAAIDALGQMGSTTKGADLVLSTSPPAARHVVASAFDRNAHGKQLAALHALANIAGETRPKSNRIVDGKAEESLRCLIYDAAAQSTKLTPSGLFLSVLQQSSEIRLAGYRTLTALVARPWCLVEILAKEEIINIVTDATTETAKIAMEARYNCCKAIHEAFLCSNFVDDPRRLKTGDKLQEAVRSGPYMSKKHRGARPEVMTGEGF; encoded by the exons ATGGAAGACGTTAACCAGTTGTTCGATGCTGCTTTCGAGTTCGCACACTATCCCG GCGCTCAAAACGAAACTTCCGTTAAGGAATTCCTCGATCGCTTCCCTCTTCCTGTTATCTTCAA TGCTTTGCAAACCGATCCGGATATACCAGGATTTGAAAACACGTTGGTGACTTGCTTGGAGAGGTTGTTTAAGACTAAGTATGGCGCTTCACTTATTCCTCAGTATATG cCTGTTCTGCAAGTTGGTCTCAAGGCAGATTCTGCAGTTGTGAAATCTCTGGCTTGCAAAACT GTTCTGTGTCTCTTGGAGGATTGCGATACAAACGACGTTTCTTCTGTTCAGCTAGTTGTTAACAATGGCATATACCCTCTTCTACTTGACTATATCATTAACAG CGATGATGAAGTTGCAAATGCTGCAAGTGAGACAATTAAGAGCCTAGCTCGCTTTCCAGATGCAATG TCCGTAATTTTCCCTTCTGAAACCAACGATCCTACACATCTTCGTAACCTTGCTGCAAGGTGTTCATCACTG GCACGAGTCCGGGTTTTGTCGTTGATAGTGAAGCTTTTTTCGATTTCTCGACTTGTAGCTTCAGAAGTTAAGAAATCGGGGCTTCTTGATTTACTGGAGGCAGAAATGAAGGGTACAAAAGACACTCTTGTGATCTTAAATGTTCTGGAACTCTACTATGAG TTAATGGAAGTGGAGCACAGTTCAGAGTTCGTGCCACAAACATCACTTATTCAGCTGTTGTGTTCTATCATCAG TGGTACATCGACGGGACCCTATGAAAAGTTAAGAGCAATGATGATAAGTGGCAGACTACTCTCAAAGGAAAATATCTACAAAGTCGTGGAAGAAGCTA GTGTGAAGGCGTTAATTTCAGCTATTGATGGGAGTCTGGAGTCAGTTGAGATGAATGATACTGATGCACAGGAAGCTGCCATTGATGCACTTGGTCAGATGGGATCAA CAACGAAGGGAGCGGATCTTGTCCTTTCAACTTCACCTCCAGCTGCAAGACATGTTGTAGCTTCTGCCTTTGATCGTAATGCACATGGAAAACAGTTG GCTGCACTGCATGCACTGGCAAACATCGCAGGTGAAACACGACCTAAGAGCAACAGAATAGTTGATGGAAAAGCTGAAGAAAGCCTTAGATGTTTGATATACGACGCTGCAGCACAGAGCACAAAACTAACCCCATCC GGTTTATTCCTCTCAGTTCTTCAACAAAGCTCAGAGATTCGTCTTGCG GGTTATCGAACGTTAACAGCATTAGTGGCTCGGCCATGGTGCCTGGTGGAAATCTTGGCCAAAGAAGAGATAATAAACATAGTTACGGATGCAACCACTGAAACTGCAAAAATAG cAATGGAAGCAAGGTATAACTGCTGCAAAGCAATTCACGAAGCGTTCTTGTGTAGTAACTTTGTTGATGACCCTCGTCGTCTAAAAACCGGTGACAAG TTGCAAGAAGCTGTTCGAAGTGGACCATATATGTCGAAGAAGCACAGAGGCGCACGACCAGAAGTAATGACAGGCGAAGGATTTTAA